The following nucleotide sequence is from Dyella sp. BiH032.
CACGTCCGTTTCCAGGTCCACGTACGCCGCTTCGCTATGCCTTCCGAAACTGCCGGCGACCTGTGGCGTGAGTCCCGGAAACACCTGCGAGCCGCCCGCATAAGGCGTGGTGGTGCCGGGGATGAGCGTGGTCGGATCGAAGAAGTAGGAATCCGGATCGCCCGCATCGATCACATAGGTTTCCTTGCGGTACTCGGCGCCGAACGCCACCGTCACCGCATTGGGCAGGAAGCCGACGTGCACGTCCTTGCTCAGGTCCAGGTTCGCCACGCTCTGCTTGTTGCGGAACGTGCCGGCGTTGAAGTACGTCGGCGAGTACCCGTTCGTGTGGTACAGGTTGGTGTTGACGCTGTTGGCGATGTCGAACGCGAGGTTGTTCTCGCCGTGGTCGGCCGAGAAGTCCCAGTGCCAACCACCCTCCGTAGTGCCCCGCACGCCCAGCACCGCAGCGATGTCGTTGCTGTGGTTGACGATCTGCGGCAGGAAGCCGTTGGGATAGATCTGCGGTACGTTGCGCGCGGAGTTGTAGGCACGGTAGTAGCCGTTGGAGGTGACATCGCGCTTGCTGCCGTTGAGGTAGCCGTACAGTTCCACGCCCGGCGTGATGTTGTAGCCGAAGTTCAGCAGCACTTGGTACGTCTTCACCGCCGGGTCGCCGTAGCGTTCGTAGGGAATGCCGCTGGGATTGGGCGCGCCTGCGATCGTGGTGGCCTTGTCGCGATTCTCGGCGCGGTTGGTGTTCATGACGTTCTGGTAGTTCCACGCCACCCGCATCCACCCCGGCGCGCTGCCGTTCGGGCCACCGAGCGCCACGCCCATGGTGCCTTGCACGCCGTTCTGCGCGCCGTCGCCCTTGTCCATGATGCCGCCGTTGGCCGTGATGCTGTTGCCGCCTTCGACACTGCCGCGCTTGAGCACCACGTTGATGACGCCGGCGATCGCGTCGGAGCCATACTGCGCCGCGGCGCCATCGCGCAACACTTCGATGTGGTCGATCGCCGCGATCGGGATGGAGTTGAGATCCACCGGTGCCGAGCCGCGCCCGATCGCCGAGTTGTAGTTGACCAGACTGGTGGTGTGGTAACGCTTGCCATCCACCAGGACGAGCACCTGATCCGGCGACATGCCGCGCAGGCTTGCGGGCCGGATCGCGTCGTTGCCGTCGTTGATGGCGGGGCGGGGGAAGTCCAGCGAAGGGAGCAGGGTGCTCAGGGCGCTGGCCAGATCGGTACTGCCGGTGGCGTTGAGATCCGCGGGCGTGAGTACGTCGATCGGTGCGAGGGATTCGGAAGCGGTACGATCGGTGCTGCGCGTACCGGTGACCACGACTTGCTGGAGCTGCTTGGCTTTCTCGGGTGATGCCGGATCGGCGGGTTTGTCATCGGCCCAGGCCGTGGTGGCGGCGAGGGCATGCATACAGCAAAGGGGTAGCAGGGCAGCTGCCGGCAGGCGCCGCTTAAGTCGTTTGGTCATGGATTGTGTCCCCGGTCAGGCAGTAGTTGACGGGCTCCTTGCCTGGTCTTGCGTCGCAGCAAATCCTCCCCAGGGCTGCGACAGTCCGAGGCTATGTGCGATGTTGCATCGCGTCAATATCTGGTCATTTGGGCGTCATTGCGGTGTAATCACCGGCTCGGTGCGATGTGCGGGTGCCGCAGGATTTCGCGGTGGAGAGAGTTTCCGCTTGCTTGTCATGTCGCCGCACGCCGCGGAGGGGTATGAAGCCGGCGGCGGTCGTAGGTTGGGGTGAGCTTGCGAACCCCAACGGAGGCTAAGGGGCGCCTCGCACTCACCTACTTGTCATTCCGGCGCAGGCCGAAGCCCAGGGGCGACAGCGCTCGGTTGTCGCCTTATGGCCAGTCTTGTCTCGCCCTCGCGGGGCGAGGGTTTCGCTCTCCTGCCGGAGAGCGAGTTACTTCTTCTTGCTTGCCCAAGAAGAAGTAACCAAGAAGAAGGGCCCCCTGCGCGGCGCCCTCCGCAGCCTTCGCTGCTCCGGGTGCGTTGAGGGCTGGCCGGGCTTTTCGACAGGGCATCCATGCCCTGATCGAAAAGGCGGGGACATTCATGTCCCCGCCCGCCTGCGGCGGCCTGATCGTCCAGCCCTCACCGCCGCGAAGGGAACCCGGCAGAGCAAAAGCGAAGAGCAAACGCTCGCACTAGCTGTGCTTGCCTCGGTACCGCACTTCGCCTTCTCCCCTCCGGGCGACCCGAAGGTAGTCCCCGTGGGAGAGAAAGCGGGATGAGGGGTGGGTGCTCGCGGGAACGCTTCTAAAGCCCCACTGGCCGTCAGCGCACCGGCTTGGCTAGTCTCAACAAATCCGCGCCGAATCCGGCCTCTTCGTAAATCTTCCGCGCCCGCTCATTACCGGGAAACACCGCCAGCGTGATCAAGTGGCAGCGGTGTTCGCGTGCCCAGGTTTCGGCGTGGTCCAGCAGTGCGCGGCCGACGCCCTTGCCTTCGTGCGATTGCGCGACGGCGACGTCGGAGATGTGGCAGTTGATGCGGCCGGTGAAGTAGTCCTGCGTCTTCTGCAGGTGGATGAAGCCCACCGGTTCGCCGTCGTCGTCCTCCGCGACGAACAGAAAGCTGTTCGCGGGCTGCTCGTCCAAGTGGCGGGAGAGGTCCTTGCGGATGCCGTCGATGCACTCGTGGCGCTTGCGCCAGGCAGGCAAGTGGAAGTCGACGAAGCGGGGAACCAGGCCGAGGATGAAATCGTCGTCGTCCTCGGCGAGGCGGATCAGGAACGTCGGGTCGCTCATGCGCTTTGGGGGCGGGCTTGGGAACCGGTTCCGGTTCTACACCCGGGACGCGGGGCAGGGAAGTCCCGTACGGCGTTTTTCCCGCCCGGAACGACAAGGCCCGGCAGAAAGCCGGGCCTTGTCGTGTCCTGCGCTCGGCAGCGCCCGGATCGGGGTTCGCCTTTGGCTCGCCCAGACCTGCGCGGCGGGTGGAGATCAGGCGATCGCCGGCAGCGTTCCCACGCCCGCTTCGATCGCCGCCTTGTGCGTCAGACAGCGCGGCAGCATGCGGGCGAAGTAGAACGCGGCGGTGTCGCGCTTGGCCTGCTTGAATGCTTCGGACTGGCTGCTGGCGTTGGCCGCGGCCACGCTGCGCGCCCACAGGTAGGCCAGGGTGGCGTAGCCGGAGTAGTACAGATAGTCGTTGGCGGCGCCGCCCAGCTCCTCCGGGTTGCCCTGCACGCGCTGGGCCAGGGCCAGGGTCATGTCGGCCCACTCCTTGGTGACCTTGGCCAGCGGGGCGATCAGCGAGGCCAGCGCGGCATCCTGCGCGTGCTTCTGGCAGAAGGCCTGGATCTCCTGCAGGAACAGCTTGAAGCCCGCGCCCTGCAGCTGGAGGATCTTGCGGCCCAGCAGGTCCGCCGCCTGGATGCCGGTGGTGCCTTCATACAGGGTGATGATGCGGGCGTCGCGCACGAACTGCTCCACGCCGCTCTCCACGATGTAGCCGTGGCCGCCGTACACCTGCAGGGCCTCCTTGGTGGCTTCCTGCGCCAGTTCGGTGACCAGGCCCTTGGCGATGGGAATCAGGAAGGCGACCAGGTCGCTGGCGTTCTTGCGGGAGGCTTCGTCGGCGCCGCGCGCTTCCACGTCGGTCTGCAGCGAGGTGTACAGCAGCAGCGCGCGCGAGCCTTCCACGATGGCGCGCTGGGTCAGCAGCATGCGGCGCACGTCCGGCTGCACTAGCAGGTTGTCGGCGGGCTTGTCAGGGAACTTCGGACCCGACAGTGCGCGGCCCTGCAGCCGCTCGCGGGCGTAGTTGGCACTGTTCTGCAGCGCGCGCTCGGAGAGCGCCAGACCCTGCACGCCCACGCCCAGGCGCGCGGCATTCATCATGGTGAACATCGCGGCCAGGCCCTTGTGCGGCTGGCCGATGAGATAACCCTCGGCGCCGTCGAAGTTCATCACGCAGGTGGCCGAGCCGCGCAGGCCCATCTTGTGCTCGATGTTGCTGGCCGCGACGGTGTTGCGCGCGCTCAGCGAGCCGTCGGCGTTCACCTTGAACTTGGGCACGATGAACATCGAGATGCCGCGGCTGCCGGCCGGCGCGTCGGGCAAGCGGGCCAGCACGAGGTGGATGATGTTCTCCGCCAGGTCGTGCTCGCCGGCGCTGATGAAAATCTTGGTGCCGGTGATCTTGTAACTGCCGTGGTCACCCGGTTCGGCGCGGGTCTTCAGCAGGCCCAGGTCCGAGCCGGCCTGCGGCTCGGTCAGGCACATGGTGCCGGTCCAGCGGCCTTCCACGATCGGCTTGAGGTAGGTGTCCTGCTGTTCTTTGGTGCCGTGCAGCTCCATCGCGTGGCAGGCGCCCTCGGATAGCAGCGGGTACAGGCTCCACGACAGGTTGCCGGCCTGGAAGATCTCGGTGGTGGCGGTGCCGAGCAGGTTAGGCAGGCCGAGGCCGCCGAAATGCTCTGCCTGGGTCAGGCCGGTCCAGCCGCCTTCGGCGAAGGCTTTGAAGGCCTCCTTGAAGCCCTTCGGCGTGGTCACGGTCTGGGTCGCCTTGTCGTAGCGGCAGCCTTCCTCGTCCCCGCTGGCATTGAACGGGGCGAGCAGCGCTTCGCTGAGGCGGCCGGCTTCATCCAGCATGGCGTCCAGCACGTCGCGCGTATGGCCCTCGCCACCCTGCAGCGAGGTGAGGACCTTTTCCGCGTCCAGCACGTCGTAGAGGGCGAAGCGCAGATCGTCGAGGGGAGCCTTGTAGATGGTCATGTGCGAAGTTCCTGCTGGGAATGCGAAAAGAAGGTGGCGCGGATCAGCGCCAGGTATGGGGGATGCCCGGCACCGGCGACAGCCAGTCGTTGCCGTGGAATTCGAAGTCGCGCGCGTCCTTGTCCTGCTCCGGCTTGGCATTGGCGCGGCCGGCGACGCTGTACGGCACCGAGCCGCCGCTGCCCTTCGCGGCGGCCGCGGCGAGCGCCTGGCTCATCTCCGGCGTGGGCAGCAGGTTGACTTGCGTGATGTCGCCGGCGAAGGCGGGGATATCCAGGTCGAAGGTGGCATGCAGCCGCACCGGCACCAGCTCCGCCACCCTCAGCTCGCCGTCGATCGAGCGGAAGTTCATGCCGGCGTAGCTGTTGTTCTGGATGCGCACGGTCAGCTGCCACTGGCCATCGGGCCGCACGGTCATCTCCTGGATGCTGACCGAGGGCGGAAACACGCTTTTGCGCGGCGGGCCACAGGCGATCAGGCCGAGCGCGAGCACGACGGGGATCAGGCGGTATAGCCGGCGGAACATGGCCTCTCCAAACGATCGTTTGAATGACGATTCTAACCATGAGTGGGGGGAGCGGGGCTAGTGGTCCGGCCGGGAACGGTCCCGGAGCGGCCGCCGTGCGGCGGCCCTCCGCGATTCCACCGTCACGCGGAAACGGGCATCATCGACGTTTTCCCCATCCAGGCCCCCCGCATGTCACGTCGTTTCGTCGCCCGCCGCTCCCCCATCCACGGCAACGGTGTCTTCGCTACCGCGCCGATCAAGAAGGGCGAGGAGATCATCGAGTACAAGGGCACGCTGATGACCCACGGCGAGGCGGACGTGCTGTACGGCGATGGCGGCGAGACCGGGCACACCTTCCTGTTCACGCTCAACGACGATTACCTGATCGACGCCAACCGCAAGGGCAATACCGCGCGCTGGATCAACCACAGCTGCGATCCCAACTGCCAGGCCCTGGTGCTGGAAGACGAAGACGGCGACCCGCGCAAGGACAGGGTGATCATCGAGGCCATCCGCAACATCAAGCCCGGCGAAGAACTCACCTACGACTACGGCATCACCCTCGACGTCCCGCACACCGCCCGCCTGAAGAAAGTGTGGAAGTGCCTCTGCGGCTCGCCGAAGTGCATCGGCACGCTGCTGAAGCCGAAGCGGGGGCGTTGAAGCAGTTAGCGACCGGTGGCTCGCCGGAATTTTTGGAACAGAAAAAGCCGCGTCACTCACGCGGCTTTTTTCTTGGCGCCGAAGGAATCGCAGCCTTCCACGCATCGCAAGCCCCGGCCCCTCATCCCGCCTTCTCCCCGGAGGGGAGAAGGAGAAGTGATGGACTGAGGCGAAAACTAAACAAGAGCGAGCGAAGCGACGCTCCGTGACGCTCTTGATTTTCCGGGTTCCCTTCGCGGCGGTGAGGGCTGGACGATCAGGCCGCCGAAGGCGGGCGGGGACAGGACGTCCCCGCCTTTTCGATTCGGGCATGGATGCCCGATCGAAAAGCCCGGCGAGCCCTCAACGCACCCGGAGCAGCGTAGGCTGCGGAGGGCGCCGCGCAGGGTGCCTTTTCTTCTTGGTTACTTCTTCTTTGGGCAAGCAAAGAAGAAGTAACTCGCTCTCCGGCAGGAGAGCGAAACCCTCGCCCCGCACGGGGCGAGACCAGACTGGCGACCACCTCGCGACCACCGAGCCATGACGCCACTGGATGACTCGCCGCGCTCGCCCCTTCGGGGCCGCCCTCCGGGCGTTCTCCGCACTTCGCGCCCTCTCCGGCCCACGCCGGAACGACCAGCAGCCCGACGATGAGCCCAGCATCGTGCACCTCTCTCGCACGAGAGCGAGAAAACGAAGCCCAGCCACCGGCACCAGGCACCCCCACCGCAACCGCCATGCAGCCATCCCCAAACCCCCATATACTCGCCACTCAGTGCCTGTCATGGGGGCTGGCACGCATCCACAAGGACGGAAGCATGGAAAAGGAACAGAACTGGTACGCCGCACCGCAGGCCGCGGTCGCCGACGTAGGGGGCCTCTCGGCGTCGGATCTCGAAGCGCGCAAAGCCAGTCGCGGACAGCGGCTCGCCGCCGCCATTCTCGACGGCGTCATCGTAGGTGTCGGCACGATCCTGGCCGTCATTGGCGGCTCCGCCGCCAGCCGTGGCGACGGCGGCGTCGTCGCCATCGCGGTGGGCGCCCTGCTCATCCTCGGTGTATTCGTCGTCAACTGCGTACTGCTGCACCAGAACGGCCAGACCATCGGCAAGCGCGTGCTCGGCTTGAAGATCGTGCGCACCAATGGCGACCGCATCGGCCTGGGCCGCATCATCGGCATGCGCATCATCCCGATCAGCCTGCTCGGCGCGATCCCGTACCTGGGCGGCCTGATCTCGCTGACGGACTCGCTGATGATCTTCGGCAACGAGCGCCGCTGCCTGCACGATCTGATCGCGGACACCATCGTCATCACCGAGTGATGCTGGATACGCTCCGGCAGATCGAAACGCCGGAAGGCGTGTTCCTTCGCCTGCGCGCGGCGGGCGCCCTGCCGCGCGCGCAGGCGTGGACGATCGATTTCGTGCTGCGCATGATGGTGTTCTGGATCGCGATGATTCCGTTGTCGCTGCTCGGGACAGCGGGCATGGGCGTGGGCACGCTGCTACTGTTCGCGCTGATGTGGATCTACGCGGTGGTGTGCGAGGTGTGGTTCGGCGGCCAGACCCTGGGCAAGCGCGCCCTTGGCCTGCGCGTGGTCAGCGCCGACGGCGCGCCGGTCACGCTGGTGCCGTCGGTGGTGCGCAACCTGCTGCGCGTGGTGGACATCCTGCCGGGCGTCTATGCGGTGGGCCTGGCCAGCACATTGATCGACCCGTATGGGCGGCGCCTGGGCGACGTGATCGCCGGCACCATGGTGATCCACGGCGGCGAACTGCCCGCAGGCAGCCAGGTGCCGGCGGTGCCCGCGATCGCGCCTCCTCCCGGCCTCGCCGCGGAAGAACAAGCCGTGATCGTGGAATTCGCCGAACGCTGCGCGCAGCTGACGCCGCAGCGCCAACAGGAACTGGCCGACCTGCTGCAGCCGGTCACCGGATGCACCGGCGACGCCGGCGTGCAGCGACTTCTCGGCTACGCCAACTGGCTGCTGGGACGCACATGAAACAGGAACGCTTCGCCGCGCTGCACAGCGACGGATGGGACGAACTGCAGCGCTGGCTCGACCTGGTCGACGCGAAGCAGCGGCAGACCCTGCGTGATCCGCGCGCCAACGGTTTTCCGGCGGAATACCGCCGGCTCTGTCATCACCTTGCGTTGGCGCGTGCGCGTGGTTACAGCCGCGAGGTGACCGACCGCCTGCAGCGCATGGTGCAGCAGGGGCACCGGCTGCTGTACCGGCCGCCTGCGCCGCGCTGGCATCGCGCGCTGATGTTCCTGGTCGCCGGTTTTCCGCGCCTGGTGCGCGCCGAATGGCGTTGCATGGCCGCGGCGGCGGCGCTGTTCCTGGTGCCCGCGCTCGGCTGCCTGATCGCCTTGCAGTTCCACCCCGAATGGGCGCACTCGCTCTTTGGCAGCGCGCAGCTGGCCGAATTCGAGAAGATGTACGACCCATCGAACGCGAAGATCGGCCGCAGCAGCGGCACCGACCTGGCGATGTTCGGTGTCTACGTGATGAACAACGTCAGCATCGCGTTCCGCACGTTTGCTTCAGGCCTGGTGTTCGGCGTCGGCGCGGTCTATGTGCTCGGCGCCAACGGCGTGATCATCGGCGGCGTGGCCGGTCATCTCACGCAGATGGGCTATGGCGGCCCGTTCTGGCGCTTCGTCGTGGCGCACGCTGCCTTCGAGCTGACCGCGCTGGTCATCGCCGGCGGCGCGGGACTCAAGCTGGGCCTCACCCTGTTGGCACCGGGCCGCCGCCGGCGCGGCCCGGCGATGGTCGCTGCCGGCTGGGTCGGCGCGCAGCTGGCGCTGGGCGCCTTCGCCATGCTGGTGATCGCGGCCGCGATCGAAGCATTCTGGTCGTCGGTCGCGGGATTTCCGGACTCGTTGAAGTTCGGCAGCGCCGCGCTGCTCTGGCTGCTGGTGCTGTGGTGGCTGGCACGCGGTGGCATGGGCATGGAGGCCGCGGATGGAGCTTGAGCGCATCACCGTCGCACTGCGCCCTCGTACCGCGCGCGAGGCGGTCGACCTGGGCGCGGCGATGCTGCGCGCGCATGCCAGGGCGGTGTGGTCGGCCTGGTTCGCCTGCAGCCTGCCGGTGGTGGCGGTGTGCATCGCAGCGGGCTGGTTGCTGCAATGGCCGTGGCTCGCCACCTTGCTGATCTGGTGGCTGCTGCCGCTGTTCGACCGCGTGCCGCTGTACGTGCTGTCGCGCGCGGTGTTCGAGCGCGCGCCACGCTGGCGCGAGACGCTGCGCGGCCAGCGCCAGTGGCCTTGGGGCGGCACCATCGCCGCGGTGACCTGGCGGCGCATCGACAGCCATCGCACGTTGCGTTTCCCGATGGAGCTGCTGGAGGGCCTGCCGTCCAGGCAGCGTCGTGAACGCTGGCGCGTGCTGCGGCGGCCGATCGGCACCGACGCATCGGCCCTGGCCTTCGGCTGCCTGGAGCTGTCGGTGGTGCTGTTCGTGGGCATGTTCCTGTGCGTGGCGCTGTTCATTCCGCCGGAGCTGATGCCCGACTGGCTGCGCGGCTCGATCGGCGGCGTCGCCCGGCGCACGCCGGAGGTGACGGGCGCCTTGATCGCCGCGACGGCCTACGTGGCCTGGAGCGCCATCGAGCCGCTGCATGTGGCCGCCGGTTTCGCGCTCTATCTCAACCGCCGCACGCAATTGGAAGCCTGGGACGTCGATCTGGCCTTCCGCCGCCTGCGCGATCACTGGCTCGCTGCCGGCCGCGGCGCCGCGCTGCTGCTCGCGCTCGCCTGCTTGTGGCCGCACGGCGCCTGGGCGCAGAAGGCGGAGGAACCGCCCGTGCAGATCGAGCACGTATTCGACCAGCCGGTCAGCGCACAGGATCAGCGTTTCGCCGAGGCGTCGGCCGAGGCTTTTCGCGATCCGCGTTTCGGCGGCGAACGCAAGGAACACCGGTGGGTGCCGCGCGAATGGTCTGTCAAGCCGAAGCCGGTGAAGATCGAGCGCATGCCGTTCGAAGGATTCGGCAATGCGGTCGCCATCGGCGTGAAGGGGCTCGTCGCGCTCGTGCTCATCGCCCTGGTGGTGGCCGTCGCGATCTTCCTGTTGCGTCGCGCAAGGCTGCCCGCTGTCGGCGTGCGCTCGCGTCACGAAGCGACGCTGGAAACGCATCTGGAAACGATCGAAGCGGAGGCACACCTGCCCGACGACCTTGCCGCCGCCACGCGCCGCCTGTGGCAGGGCGGGCGTCGCCGCGAGGCGCTCGCGCTGTTGTACCGCGGTTGTGCCGAGGCCGTGGCCGAAGCCTTGCAGACCTCGGTCCCCGCCGACGCCACGGAGGCCGACTGCCTGCGCAGCGCGCGCCGGCTCGAAGAATCCCGCCGGCGGCGCGCGGAAACCATCGTGCGCGCTTGGCAGTACGCCGCGTACGCGGATCGTTATCCGCGCGACGAGGACTTCGAGCAACTCCTCGCCGGCTGGCCAGCCGCGGCAAGAGGTGCCGCATGAACCGCATTCCGCCGCTGGCGATCGTGCTGGCCGCACTGGCCTTGCTCGGCGTCATCGCGTTCTTCACCTTGTTCGAGCGCAAGGAAATCACAGTGACCACGCCATCGCGCGGCGAGGCGGCCTACAACCGCTTCTTCGCGCTGGAGCGGGCGCTGGCGAAACTCGACGTGCCGGTCAGCTCGATCGCCACGTTGTCGCCGCGACGCGTGCCGCTCGCCGCGGAAGACACGCTGGTGCTCGGCGCGGGCCTGGAGCGCATCGAGGTAAACGACGCCGAGCGCATCGCCGAATGGGTGCGCGGCGGCGGCCATCTCGTGCTCTCGCCGGGGCCGGCGGACGAAGCCTCCCACACGCCGCTGTTCGAGGCGCTGGACATGCTCGCGCCTGAGCGCGCGGGCGATGGCTGCACGCGTCTCGTCGCTGAGGCGGCCGCTTCCGCGAAGGAAGGCGGCAATTTCGAGCTGTGCGGTCCGCGATTCCGGCTCAATGATGAAGCTGCCGAGAACCTGGATGCCTGGGTGGGCGACGATCGGCAGGGCTATGCGTTCGCGCGAATCACCGTCGGCGACGGGCAGGTGAGCCTGCTTTCCAACCTCGCCCCCCTGTCGAACCGCTCGCTGAGCCATCTCGCGCAACAGCGTTTCGCGTGGCGTTTGCTTATGCCGTTCGAGCGCGACGGACACGTCTGGCTGCTCTACGCCTTGGATGGCCCGTCGTTCTGGCTGGCGCTGTTCACGCGCGGCTGGCCTGGCCTGGTCGCGCTCACGCTGCTGCTGCTGGCCTGGATGGCCGCGCGCGGCGAGCGGCTCGGACCGCTCATGCCCGCGCCGCCGCTGCAACGGCGCGCGCTGCTGGAGCACGTGCAGGCCGCCGGGGAATTCCTCTACCGCCGCGACGCCGGCCTCGGCCTGCATGGCCTGGCCTGCCGCGCCGCGCTGGCGCGCGTGCGCCGGCTGGATCCCGCCAGCGCCGGGCTGGACGGCCAGGCGCTCTACGAACGCCTGGCCGAACGCCACGGCATCGACCCCGCGCAACTGGCGCGGGCTTTCCAGATTCCCGCGAACGCCGCCGCGTTCCGCGACAGCATCGCCACCCTGGCGCGACTCAGGAGCCGCCCATGACGACCGATTCCACTTCTCCCGCGTTCGCGCCGGAACCCATCGCGCCGGTACCGCCGTTCGACGTACTGGTGGCACGCATCGCCTCGCTGCGCGAGCAGGTCTCGCGCGCCTTCATCGGGCAGGAGCGCGTGTTCGACGAAGTGTTGCTGGCCCTGCTGGCCGGCGGCCACGTGCTGATCGAAGGCGTGCCGGGCCTGGGCAAGACCCTGCTGGTGCGCGCGCTGGCCGCGGCGGTGAGCTGCAGCTTCGGCCGCGTGCAGTTCACGCCCGACCTGATGCCCACCGACGTCACCGGCCATGCGATCTACGACCCGAAGGCGGAGCGCTTCCAGATCCGTCGCGGACCGGTCTTTGCCAACTTGCTGTTGGCGGATGAGATCAACCGCGCGCCGGCCAAGACGCAGGCCGCGCTGCTCGAATCCATGCAGGAAGGGCAGGTGACCATCGAGGGCCGGCGCTTCCCGCTGCCGGCGCCGTTCATGGTGGTGGCCACGCAGAACCCGATCGAGCAGGAAGGCACGTATCCGCTGCCGGAGGCGCAGCTGGACCGCTTCCTCATCAAGGTGCTGATCGACTATCCGTCGCTGGAGGACGAGAAGCGCATGGTCGACGAGGTGCTCAGCGGCCGCGTCGCGGCGGACCTGGACGTCTCCCGCGTGAACCCGGTGCTGAGCCAGCCGGAGCTGCTCGCGTTGCAGCAGGGCGTGGCCGCGCTGCGCGTCGACGCGGCGGTGATCGACTATGCCGTGCGCATCGCCCGCGGCACGCGCGAATGGCCGGGCGTGCTCGGCGGCGCAGGTCCGCGCGGCGCGCTGGCGCTGGTGCGCCTGGCGCGTGCGCAGGCGGTGCTGGACGGCCGCGACTTCGTCACGCCGGACGACGTACGCGCAGTCGCGCTGCCCGCGCTGCGCCATCGCCTGCTGTTGGCGCCGGAGGCGCTGATCGAACGCCAGCGGCCGGACGACGTGCTGAAGGCGCTGTTGCACAAGGTCGCCGCGCCCCGCCAATGATGCGACCGGCTTCCGCGCTGCTGTGGCTGCTGCTCGGCTGGACCGGGCTGGGGGTGCTGGCCGCGATCGGCTGGCTGCCGCTCATCGCGTGGTTCGCCGCGGCCGCGCTGATCGGCGTGTTGGCCGCCGTCGACGCCTGGCGCCTGCGCGCCGAACCCAGTCCGCTGGTCCAGCGCGAACTGCCGCCCGTGGTGCCGCTCGGCCCCGAGCTGGTGGTGTGGCTGCGGTTGCGTCCGCGCGGCAAGCGCCCGGTCGCGTTCGAACTGCACGATCTGCATCCGGGCGACTGGCCCGTGCGCGGCATGCCGCGCCGGCTGGTGCTGCCGCCGGGGCGCGAGCTGGCGCTCGACTATGCGCTCACGCCCAACGGCCGCGGCCGTTTCGACTTCACCGGCTGCCACTTGCGCTTGCGCTCGCCCTGGCGGCTGTGGACGCAGCGGCGTACCGCCGGCGATCCGGCGAGCCTGCGTGTCTAT
It contains:
- a CDS encoding DUF4129 domain-containing protein, with amino-acid sequence MELERITVALRPRTAREAVDLGAAMLRAHARAVWSAWFACSLPVVAVCIAAGWLLQWPWLATLLIWWLLPLFDRVPLYVLSRAVFERAPRWRETLRGQRQWPWGGTIAAVTWRRIDSHRTLRFPMELLEGLPSRQRRERWRVLRRPIGTDASALAFGCLELSVVLFVGMFLCVALFIPPELMPDWLRGSIGGVARRTPEVTGALIAATAYVAWSAIEPLHVAAGFALYLNRRTQLEAWDVDLAFRRLRDHWLAAGRGAALLLALACLWPHGAWAQKAEEPPVQIEHVFDQPVSAQDQRFAEASAEAFRDPRFGGERKEHRWVPREWSVKPKPVKIERMPFEGFGNAVAIGVKGLVALVLIALVVAVAIFLLRRARLPAVGVRSRHEATLETHLETIEAEAHLPDDLAAATRRLWQGGRRREALALLYRGCAEAVAEALQTSVPADATEADCLRSARRLEESRRRRAETIVRAWQYAAYADRYPRDEDFEQLLAGWPAAARGAA
- a CDS encoding DUF4350 domain-containing protein, producing MNRIPPLAIVLAALALLGVIAFFTLFERKEITVTTPSRGEAAYNRFFALERALAKLDVPVSSIATLSPRRVPLAAEDTLVLGAGLERIEVNDAERIAEWVRGGGHLVLSPGPADEASHTPLFEALDMLAPERAGDGCTRLVAEAAASAKEGGNFELCGPRFRLNDEAAENLDAWVGDDRQGYAFARITVGDGQVSLLSNLAPLSNRSLSHLAQQRFAWRLLMPFERDGHVWLLYALDGPSFWLALFTRGWPGLVALTLLLLAWMAARGERLGPLMPAPPLQRRALLEHVQAAGEFLYRRDAGLGLHGLACRAALARVRRLDPASAGLDGQALYERLAERHGIDPAQLARAFQIPANAAAFRDSIATLARLRSRP
- a CDS encoding MoxR family ATPase, which gives rise to MTTDSTSPAFAPEPIAPVPPFDVLVARIASLREQVSRAFIGQERVFDEVLLALLAGGHVLIEGVPGLGKTLLVRALAAAVSCSFGRVQFTPDLMPTDVTGHAIYDPKAERFQIRRGPVFANLLLADEINRAPAKTQAALLESMQEGQVTIEGRRFPLPAPFMVVATQNPIEQEGTYPLPEAQLDRFLIKVLIDYPSLEDEKRMVDEVLSGRVAADLDVSRVNPVLSQPELLALQQGVAALRVDAAVIDYAVRIARGTREWPGVLGGAGPRGALALVRLARAQAVLDGRDFVTPDDVRAVALPALRHRLLLAPEALIERQRPDDVLKALLHKVAAPRQ